In the Actinomycetes bacterium genome, one interval contains:
- a CDS encoding biotin--[acetyl-CoA-carboxylase] ligase: MTRASGPAGAGEGLGGYRDRVRRALPAFFEPLEVAAVLPSTMLRAAELAARGAPEGATVVTDVQTAGRGRLDRTWSAPPGTSLLLTVVLRPPLAGTEAWLATAAAGVALVDAVREVLAGPAAVREVLGGPAAGGEVLGGPAAGGGAPARAARGPWAVPAVGLKWPNDLLVGGRKTAGLLAEARVAGGRLEWVLLGMGVNVGQGPDGFPPELAGQATSVALAAGAPVDRAALLRAWAGPFLARYAALAAGDTARVLADYHDRLDTLGREVRADLLGGGPVTGTAVALGPSGSLVVRTPAGRRVEVAAGDVQHLRAGPPRGS; this comes from the coding sequence GTGACACGCGCATCGGGCCCGGCGGGCGCCGGGGAGGGGCTGGGCGGGTACCGTGACCGCGTCCGCCGGGCGCTCCCCGCCTTCTTCGAGCCGCTCGAGGTCGCCGCGGTCCTGCCGAGCACCATGCTCCGGGCCGCCGAGCTGGCGGCCCGGGGTGCCCCGGAGGGCGCGACAGTCGTGACCGACGTCCAGACCGCCGGTCGGGGACGCCTGGACCGGACCTGGTCCGCCCCGCCAGGCACCTCGCTGCTGCTGACCGTGGTGCTGCGGCCCCCCCTGGCCGGCACCGAGGCCTGGCTGGCCACTGCCGCGGCCGGCGTCGCCCTGGTCGACGCGGTCCGTGAGGTGCTGGCCGGGCCCGCCGCCGTCCGTGAGGTGCTAGGCGGGCCCGCCGCCGGCGGTGAGGTGCTGGGCGGCCCCGCCGCCGGTGGGGGGGCGCCGGCCCGAGCGGCCCGGGGGCCTTGGGCGGTGCCGGCGGTCGGGCTGAAGTGGCCGAACGACCTGCTGGTGGGCGGCCGGAAGACCGCCGGCCTGCTGGCCGAGGCGCGGGTGGCCGGCGGCCGGCTGGAGTGGGTCCTGCTCGGCATGGGGGTGAACGTCGGGCAGGGGCCCGACGGCTTCCCGCCCGAGCTGGCCGGCCAGGCAACCAGCGTCGCCCTGGCCGCGGGCGCCCCGGTCGACCGGGCCGCCCTGCTGCGGGCCTGGGCCGGGCCGTTCCTCGCCCGCTACGCCGCGCTCGCGGCCGGCGACACCGCCCGGGTGCTGGCCGACTACCACGACCGGCTGGACACCCTCGGGCGCGAGGTGCGGGCCGACCTGCTCGGGGGCGGCCCGGTCACCGGCACCGCGGTCGCGCTCGGCCCCAGCGGGAGCCTGGTCGTCCGGACCCCTGCCGGCCGCCGCGTCGAAGTCGCCGCCGGCGACGTCCAGCACCTGCGGGCCGGGCCCCCGCGCGGCTCCTGA